In the genome of Labeo rohita strain BAU-BD-2019 chromosome 2, IGBB_LRoh.1.0, whole genome shotgun sequence, the window catcaatatatattttttttttctttgtaatatttttgactaacaaaacagactaaaataaaataaaataaatcctatTGGTTGGATCttggtaaaatatattattaaaatacattttctcatGCTGATGATGACAAACTGTTGagaagtgtgtgagtgtgttgcAGTGGATGAGAGGTGCTGAAGAACAGCTCCCATGAGAAAAAGCTCCGCATAAAGAGCATCAGTACCTGTATGAGCTGAGCTGATCTCCTCCTCTCTGCCTGCCGCTGCCGGTACCGGTGCCGCTGCGCTCCTGTTTGTCCGCCCGTGGCTGACTCGTGCCGTTAGGGTAACCGTTCACCGGGCTATCCGTTAAAGTGCCGCCTTTCCCTCCGTTACTAATCCAGGGAAAGTTATCCTTCTTCGGGATGGGCCAGGGTTTGTAATCCTGTTTATACTGGGTGACGCTCGGGAAAGGCACACCCGGGGGATGGTAGTCCTCGCGGGGTTTATAACTCGGTTCCGTCCGTCCCcggtgcggccgccggactccagCTGCATGATCCGGCGTTACGAAGTCGACGCCGGGCGCCTGTTCCGTGGAAACGAGTTTGGTGACGGATCGCACCTCCTGTTCCCCAATGTCAGAGTAGTTCTGAATCGTTAGCGGAACCGACAAATCCGATTTATCGAACTGGTTCCAGAACCGAGCCAAGCAGCAGACTCTGCTGATGCACGGCCAAGCCATCGCTGGgaaacaaaccaaaccaaaaagcaaaagaaaaataaagaaaacacagtaaaaacgcGACGAAGTGCTCGATTACATGAAGGAATGTGAGTGCGTGTCCGTTCCTCGAGAACTGCGCGAGGACGCTCGGTGTCGGGACACTGTCATTGCACATTCATCTCACGTGATTTGCACTTAAtgcagaaaaaa includes:
- the map6d1 gene encoding MAP6 domain-containing protein 1, which codes for MAWPCISRVCCLARFWNQFDKSDLSVPLTIQNYSDIGEQEVRSVTKLVSTEQAPGVDFVTPDHAAGVRRPHRGRTEPSYKPREDYHPPGVPFPSVTQYKQDYKPWPIPKKDNFPWISNGGKGGTLTDSPVNGYPNGTSQPRADKQERSGTGTGSGRQRGGDQLSSYRQEYQPWSGARPSKPAHKRPTFLGTAADVPPPETSYQAAFSPDAHRQTDGGVPETSTHAPTERAHTHRTEISMKPEEQKTKLSPNPSAVFQSKSRIFNI